In Chthoniobacterales bacterium, the sequence CCGGCGAGAAGTTTTTCGGCTCGGCGCGCCATTTCCACACGGTCGAGCACGACGCCGAAGCGGCGCGGATAACGGCCCATGCAGAGATTTTCCGCGACGCTCAGATCGGGGCAAAAGGAGAGTTCCTGGTGCACCATCGCCACGCCCGCGCTCATGGCGTCGCCCGGCGAGCCGAAGCAATGGCACTGGCCGTCGATGAACATCTCGCCGCCATCCGGTTTGTGGATGCCGGCGAGCACTTTGCCGAGGGTCGATTTGCCCGCGCCATTCTCGCCCATCAGGCCGTGACACTCGCCACGCCCGATGTCGAGCGTGACATCTTTCAGGGCGGCGACACCGCCGAAAATCTTCGTGATGCCACGGAATTCGATGAACGCGTTTGCCATAAATCGAGGAGGCTATTTCTTAAGCCACTTCTCCCAATTCTTGCCGTACTCGTCCACGTTTTCCTTGGTCACTTTAGTGAGCGGATCAATGATGATCGGGGTGGCGGGCTCTTTTTTGTTCACGATTTTCTCGAGCAAAATCTCCACCGATTTATAGCCCCAGCCGTAGCAATCCTGGGCGTAGAGAACGTCCACGTGGCCGTCGCGCAGGTAGTTTAACTGCGCTGGAAGAGCATCGCAGCTGACGACTTTAATCGAGCCGGCAGGCCATTTTAGCGCGTCGGCGGTGAAGAGCGGCCAGCCGCCAATGAATGCCCAGCCTTGGATGTTAGGATTGGCGTTTTGGGCGTTTTGCACGGCTTCGGCGGATTTTTCAGGCGTCTCGGTATGAAAGAAAACGCCGGGCTCGTTGAGTTTCATGCCCGGGAACTTGGCGAGCGCTTCTTTCGCGCCGGCGACGCGGTTTTGCAGGTTGGGTGCGCTTTGGTTGCCGCCAAGAATGGCGACCGTGCCTTTTTCGCCCATCGACTTGGCGAGTTCGTTCATGATCGTGGCGCCGCAGGAAATATCCGCCGTGCCATAAAAGGCGAACCGTTTGCTGCTCGGGGCATCGGAGTCGAAGCACATAACGGGGATGCCTTTATCGACCGCTTTGTCGATGGAGGGAGAGATCGTGTTTGTCTCGGCGCAGGAAACCGCGATGCCGTCCACGCCGCGACGTGTCAACGCCTCAAGAGCCTCAGCCTGCTTGGTGGCGTCCTCGTCATTGGGCGTGCGAATTTCGATTTCGATGTTGGCGTTGTATTTGGCGCCGAATTCCTGAGCGGCGGCGATGGCTCCACTTTGAGCGGCCTGGAAGACGTCGTTGGTGAGGCTTTTGCCGAGGAAACCAATGACGATTTTACGTTTGCCGGAATCGCCGCCGGAGGTTTCGGCTTTCTTGGAGCAGCCGGTGATAACGATGGAAGTCGCCACGAGAGCGGCGAGCCATTTGAGGGTCTGAGGGGTTTTTTTCATGATGTGTGGGTTGGTTTGAGTTAGGAAATTAGACGCTACGGCGGCTGCGGAGATATGCACTGAGTCGATCCAGGGAGACGGCCACAATAATGGCGAGGCCGATGATGACGAGTCGATACTCCTGCTCCATGCGAAGAATGATGATGCCATTCTCGATCAGCGCGATGATTAATGTGCCGAGTAAGGCCCCAATGGCGGTGCCGCGGCCACCGATCAGGCTCGCTCCGCCGACGACAGCAGAAGCGATGACGGTCAACTCGTAACCCGTGCCGGTGCTGGTGGACGCGGTGCCGAAACGACCCAGCGAAACCATGCCCGCCAGACCTGCGGCGAGTCCAGCCAGAGTGTAAGTGCGCATCTTGATCCAGCCGACGCGGAGGCCGCTGAAACGGGCGGCTTCCTCATTTCCGCCGATGGCGTAGGTTTCGCGGCCTGCGACGAGCATTCTCAAATAAAACCAGCCGAAGATGACGCAGATGAGCATGATGATCAGCGGCATCGGTTGCAGGCCAAACATCTCGACGCGCATGAAGTCGGTCGTGAAAGCCGCAGGCAGGCGCTTGCCGGCGGCAGGCAACGTTTTCTGGGCCGGCAGGACATTGGCCAAGCCGCGAAAAATGCTCATTGTTCCCAAAGTCACAATGAACGGGTGCAGCGAAAGTCCGACGATGAGGCCACCATTGATCAGACCGCAGAGCAATCCGATGCCGAGTGGAACCAGAAACGCAATGGGCAGGACCTGCATGGCTGACGCGTCGGGTGGCAATGTTTGCAAAGCCGCCGCCCCGCCGAGCGCGGAGAGGGCCATCACCGCGCCGACTGAGATATCAATGCCACCCGTGATGATGACGATGGTAAGCCCGATGGCCATGATCGCGTAGTAGGACATCGGAGTCGCAATGCCATCGATCAAGTTGTCGAAATTGAGGAAGGTATTGGGCTTGCCCGCAGCCGCGTCGTGCCAGCCATAAACGGTGAGGATGGAGCCGAGCAGCAGGACGACAATGGCGAGGCCGATTTCCTGAGCCACAGTGCGGCGCGCGGGTTTGGGAGAGGCTGGAGAACTCATAAAAGTGGTGAAAGTCAGAGGATGGTAGCTACGCCGGTGACGATGTCCAGCGTCCAGTCGCGGGGTTCGGAAAGCCAAAGTTTCCCATCGCCGATTTCGAGTGGCATCCAAATGTATCGCCCATCCCAATGTTCCTCTGGACGCCAGCGGTCGCCGACGTAAATGACCGTTGTTTTCTCGGTTCCGGTGACTTTGACAAGGTTGGTGGATTGCGAGCCGTAAGTCAGCGTGTGCGGCGGCGCGAAGTCGGTAAATTCCGACCACGGACCTTCCAGACGCTCGGCGGTGGCATATTTGTTGGCGTTCGGCCACCAGCCGGTGAGCGCGGAGCCGATGGCGTAGTAAAGGCCCTCGTATTGCACGATCGCCCCACCTTCCAGCGGGCTTTGGATGAAGCAGACTTCCTTTTCCACAGACAGATAATCGTCGGACAAAGTCGCGATGTAGAAGCCTTTCGATGGGCGGCTTTCAAAAATCAGATACGGAGTTCCATCGTCATCGATGAATTGCCCGATGTCGCGGCTCTCCAGGCCGAGCGGGCGGAAATGTTTCACGTATTCGTAGTCGCCATCGACCGTGTCGCAGGTGGCCACGCCCAGACTGGCGACGCTGTAAATCGAGGGATTATCCGGCGTCAGCCGTCCGTCGATATGCATGTACATCACGAATTTTCCGCTCTTCGCATTGTGAAAAACTTTGGGCCGCTCCAGCACCCATTCGGGGCCAAAATTCGCCGGGTCAGACATTTTCATCACCTGATTGCGAAACTCCCAATGCAGCAGATCCTTCGACGCATAACAGGCGACATAGCGGAAATTCGGGTCGTTTTCCTTAGAGCGATCCTCGCCAAACCAGAACCAAGTGTCGCCCAGTCTAATGATGCCGCCGCCGTGCGCCTGGATGTGCTTTCCGCGATCATCGAGCCCCGGGAGCCCCGGCTGGAAAGTGTCGGCGTCGGGCTCAGGCGGGAGTTTCATTGGTAACTGTTTTAGCCAGCGACGTTTCCGGGAGGCAATGCGGAAATTCAAAACTTCCGTTGTTTGACAAAGATCGAAGTTATCCTAGCCTTTCACCCTCCTCGCCTGATTTTTTCCAAACTTTTCCAGCTTCCGGCCCGATCTTTTTCGACGGCGTACTTCTTTATGAACCTAGCAGATTTCTTTTTTCCAGTCCGTCGAGCGATTCTTCCCTGGATATTGCTCGGCAGTCTGGCCGCTTGTGGAAAAAAACCCGCGCCGCCTCACCCTTCGACGCCGGAGGTGACTGTTTACACCGTCCAGCCGGAAACGATCTCCGTGACCACGGAATTGCCAGGGCGGCTCGATCCGGTGCGCGTCTCGGAAGTGCGCGCGCGCGCCACGGGGATTTTGCTCAAACAGCTTTTCCGCGATGGCAGCGAGGTGAAGGAGGGCGAGGTGCTCTTTGAGATCGATCCGGCTCCGTTGCAGGCCGGCCTGTCGAGTGCGCAGGCTAATTTAAGCAAGGCTGA encodes:
- a CDS encoding family 43 glycosylhydrolase, which encodes MKLPPEPDADTFQPGLPGLDDRGKHIQAHGGGIIRLGDTWFWFGEDRSKENDPNFRYVACYASKDLLHWEFRNQVMKMSDPANFGPEWVLERPKVFHNAKSGKFVMYMHIDGRLTPDNPSIYSVASLGVATCDTVDGDYEYVKHFRPLGLESRDIGQFIDDDGTPYLIFESRPSKGFYIATLSDDYLSVEKEVCFIQSPLEGGAIVQYEGLYYAIGSALTGWWPNANKYATAERLEGPWSEFTDFAPPHTLTYGSQSTNLVKVTGTEKTTVIYVGDRWRPEEHWDGRYIWMPLEIGDGKLWLSEPRDWTLDIVTGVATIL
- a CDS encoding ABC transporter permease, whose translation is MSSPASPKPARRTVAQEIGLAIVVLLLGSILTVYGWHDAAAGKPNTFLNFDNLIDGIATPMSYYAIMAIGLTIVIITGGIDISVGAVMALSALGGAAALQTLPPDASAMQVLPIAFLVPLGIGLLCGLINGGLIVGLSLHPFIVTLGTMSIFRGLANVLPAQKTLPAAGKRLPAAFTTDFMRVEMFGLQPMPLIIMLICVIFGWFYLRMLVAGRETYAIGGNEEAARFSGLRVGWIKMRTYTLAGLAAGLAGMVSLGRFGTASTSTGTGYELTVIASAVVGGASLIGGRGTAIGALLGTLIIALIENGIIILRMEQEYRLVIIGLAIIVAVSLDRLSAYLRSRRSV
- a CDS encoding substrate-binding domain-containing protein, which produces MKKTPQTLKWLAALVATSIVITGCSKKAETSGGDSGKRKIVIGFLGKSLTNDVFQAAQSGAIAAAQEFGAKYNANIEIEIRTPNDEDATKQAEALEALTRRGVDGIAVSCAETNTISPSIDKAVDKGIPVMCFDSDAPSSKRFAFYGTADISCGATIMNELAKSMGEKGTVAILGGNQSAPNLQNRVAGAKEALAKFPGMKLNEPGVFFHTETPEKSAEAVQNAQNANPNIQGWAFIGGWPLFTADALKWPAGSIKVVSCDALPAQLNYLRDGHVDVLYAQDCYGWGYKSVEILLEKIVNKKEPATPIIIDPLTKVTKENVDEYGKNWEKWLKK